The window ACACCACCTCTGTCCTTTTGCCATTCGGCCATACAGGTAGCAGATGTGATCTAGTGTGTTACTGGCAAGTGGGTGATGGTGAGGCACTCTGGACTTGGAGACTTGACATGCCCACCTCACCCCATCAGAGACTGGCTTAGCCAAAGCAAaaggctttttcattttattctcctCTTGTAGAGGGGATGTGAACCTTACACCTTACTTTCACTTGTTTTTATCTTAAGATGAACTGAAGATATTTACTGTGCAAAATTAATAGTGCATTTAGTTTTAAGGACAGTTAATACCCACAGAGGGTTTTAGAAGTTTAATATATGTGTATAGTTCCCTGAGGTATGCAAGACCCTATGGATGGTACAAAAAACATAACAGCAGTAGTTCTGGTTCTTTAAGTTAATCCTACAGGCACACCTCTACTTTTGCCTTTCAGGAGTCCAACCAGGGAGGAAGCTAGAGCCTGGTGTATTTTCTGACTCAGCTCTGCACACCCACATCACCAGATACAGTGATTCAGTGATGATGCAGTTACAGTGAGAAAAATTAAGTCTGAGATTAGCCTATCAATAAAAGCACTCTATTATTTGCCACAAAAGACAGAAGGACCCTTACAGGTAACTTTTATATCTGATGTAAGTCCAAGGTTTTTCCTCATGGACTATCTAAATGATATAAAAATTTATATAAACCACTGAAGGTTTCAGCACAGGCATGAAATTCACACGATGCATTGATGAAggctcagttttctttttcttctattccaATAACCAACATTGCCTTTACAAAATCTCATCTAAAATTATGAGCTGTAATAATCATATATTTATAACACTACAGCGAAGAGCAGCAACTGAGCACCTACCACATTAGCTTCAGCTTATTCCAATATTTTATGCACATCTCTGATGGACACTGTTTGGTACTCTCAAAGACAATCCCTTTTCTTCACAACTCCTCTTTCTATTCCAGCTTGCTGTTAAGTTCCCAAGTTGGCTACAAGGGCTCACAACAGACTACTGTTCCccaaatataaatatatgaaatacataCCGAGGCTGCTATGCTTATGTTATATTCATGATCTGCCATAATCTTCTCTTGTGAGGTGGAATTAAATTTGCGGGGAAAGTGATGCAGAGATGTAGTTGCTGCTTGCAGTAGAAAAGCtccaaaataaaagacaaaagtagccccatggaaaagaaaatcctgaaaagcaaatgacagACTCAGTTTAGGCTGCAATACTTACCTAATTCTTCTAGCCTTAGTACAAATGAACCCCACCACTGACAACATTAACTTTAGACAAGCAGTGTTAAATCCATCCAAGAGCTTAACCTGGACATGTTTTAACAGCTGCTTGCAGTTGTAAGCAATTCACTAACATAATTAGTGATAAGAGGAAACTCTCCCCAGACCATATATTCCTTCAAGTTAAAGGCATGTGCTTATCTGTATGTGCATATGCTGACCTATTAGATCACTTCAAAGCTTTCAGAGCTTACAGAACTCTCCCTTCATACAGTTTACATAAAAGAGAAGGGACATATAGGGCAACTTCATCACAATTTAAGCAGTACAATAACCCTAATGCCATCCCCCAAATCCCTTCTTAACTAAGCTCCAAAAGTCCCCCTTCCACACTTAAATTTGGCTTCTGTGAATGCCCAGAAACACTTCAACCTTGATATAGCTGAAGTTTACTTCTTGATAAAATCCAAATCCAAGAACTGTGACATTCCTCAACTCTCCCTAACTTGGCTCTACACAAAATATTGTCATCTGGAAGTACTTAATGATGATGTGGAATAAAATGCCCAAGACTTGAGGGGACAGAGGCAGGATTTACTTAAAACATACTTCTCTCTTTGCCTTATTCTAGGCAACTCTTCCCTCTTCTGTGGTGAATGCTAGCTGATCACAAGATTTAAACATCTAACTCTCATTTCTAATTCTATTATTGGAGCACACAAAAAAGCAACTTTGGTGCCTAAATCTCTTTGCAGTTTCCACACGGCAAGAACCAAGACATGTGCAGtacagttttaaaatgtctaAAATATTCCTTCAAGATCTTCTGTTGTGAGTCTGCAAAACTGAGATGTGCACTGCACTCAGTTCCTGAGTCCATTAAATGTACACTCTCTGTCCATACCCAAGCAGGTCTGCAAAGGCCATAGGCACAATTTCTTAAGTTCTACACAAGTAAATGGATGCTTTTTGATGACATCCACGTTATGTACCCTATCTCCAGCACTTTTAATTCACTTGAGTACAATGGACTACTAGTATGTCAAGAGTCAAAACCCAGGGTACACCATGTGTAAGTCCATCACAACAGCAGACAGCATTCACATGCATTAGAAATTACTGTGTAAGATCCTTACCTACTGACTATACCAAATACCAAAGTGAGAATGTGCTGCATTTCTCTACTTAGACAATTGTTTCTTTGTAGGTGTGAAATTTTTCTATTATTGGAAGATTTTTATCTTCAAACCCATCAGTTGTTCCACATTTTATAGCAGCTAAAGCTTCTTAAATCACACCCTATTCAGTTCTGATAAGTTACGATATAAGCTGCTATAAGTTTCTCATTCCAATTAGCtcaggaaataattttgtcttAATGAAGAATCACCTGATCACTTGAGGTTAGGTCACAGAGTGCACTGCTTTTCCTAATGACTGGGAATCCAAGTTTTGGCAAAACTGCTGCAGTAATTCTCAAGTTCTGGTTTTCCATTGATTTgggattgttttgtttctgttttccctccaattttttaaaaacaattacttCCTCCTGGAGTATCACAAGGAGGCCCCACTGACAGCAACAAAACTGAGAAGAGGGCAGAGGGTGGCTTCCTGACCTAACTGGTAGCTTATGTGCCATGCTTGCCCAATCTCAAGCTTTGGGCACAAGACACACTCCGTAAGTCTCCAGCTCTGATGTAACCTCTgcacctcacagtaaaaaaatccCAGGGACCTACTCTAGCATGAGTGCACTGAAGCATGGGAGGagctgcagtgctctgcagctgagGAGGCACTCACCCCATCAGACATTTACTGCTGTGGCCTCCCAAGCTCACTGAAGCTGGCAGACACACTCATTTTTCCTGCTACCGCCTGTGGCACCACATCAGACCACAGGCTGGTGTGTGTTCACTGTGTGACAAGTACTAAACCCCACATCACAGCCTGAATTACCCATTTCATCGCACAGGATCCCAGCACCTTGAAAGGCCTGTGTCAACCCAGGGGTAATCAGGGACATCCATTATTCTTGGGCTACTAGCACACCACTATGTCAGTGTTACCAGCTGTATGCTTTTGGCACCACTGCTcgcaaaaagaacaaatagcTCCATGAGGAAGACAACGCTGACTGCATGCAGGAGAGAGATTTTCAGAAGACaaactttttcatttccttcattcTCCTGCCAAACCCTCTAATTTCCTTTGCCCAGCAGCAATTACAGTGAAGCTACTTAGCATCAGTAAAGTTTCACGTTTGTACGGTTATGGTTTCTGTGACCAAAAACCCCCAaggcttttttggttttcagtacCTGTTAGCATGGTGCCTAACCCTTCCTTGCCCCCACATGTGTACCACCATTGAAACCTCATACAAAGTTTATGTAAAACACTACCAGATCTGCATGTTAACTTAGTTCACATCTAATTTTGTAAATGAGTGTGTTGTGAGTCAGGCTGTAAAGGACAGTATTTATCATACCATCTGGTTTAATACAGTGATATACCAAGTGATGTACCTCCCTAAGGTCTGTATTTTCTCTCATCTTTTCACTCTGTTGTATCTTACTAATAATCAAGATACCTACTATGTATTAGTATCTACATTATAAGTATTATAAGTAGCTCCACTGATATTAATGTAAAGTATTACTAAATGCAGGGCTACCAGAATCCCATGCTATTTTTCAAACTTATATTTAAGCTCCTGGAGTCTTAAACCACATTTGTGCATGAATCCCTACTAACTCCAATACAACTAAGCCATGACTCTTACCATTTTTCTAATGACGTGTAGCTTCTGTAAATTTAATTTATGAAATGGCAAACCCCATGTATTTATCTAAATGCCAACCTAAAGCAAACAGAtacacctttttattttataaaataaaacaatcactAGAAACACTAAAACTATTTGaaacagaaggtaaaaaaatcCTTGTGAAGTGCTGCTAAAGAATTTAGAGCCAACAAATTACAGACATTTGGGTACCTGAAAATAGTGGTTCAAAGATCTATCTAGTGCTATTTTTGTTGACAGCTGGAAGGGGTTGGGCAACAGCTACTATGTTAATAAAACAATTCACTCTGCTTTCATTTATGTTGACTTAGTTATGACAGCTTTCTAGGTTAAGTTACATCGCCCCACAGATGCAGCTTTTATACAAGTCATGTAGCAATTTCCTGACATAGAAAGTTTTTCAGTAATGTATCCCTTGCAAGGGGACAAAATTAATAGTATAACAAATCACTGCAGCATCGAGTAGCCAATGCGTAAGACACACACAATCATTGTAAGATGAACATTTGTCTGGCATTTTCAGTCTATAAAGGGCTATGCCCTCACCCAACAACTTGTAAATTGACAGTTTCAATGAAACCTAGGACACGTTATAATTTACTTAAGTTATGCACATGCTCAAGGGCTTTGTTGCATCATAACTTGTGAGGATGTCATAGCATAGATCCCTGTAAAGGTCTCTGTAATTGTAACTCATTATTAGTGTAATTACTGCCTGTATTGTGCTGGAAAGCTGACACTGTATGTGTATTTGCTATCAAAGTGCTAAAGTTGTTTTAATAGAGTCTAGTCTTTTAGCACTGATGAGCTGCAGCCCCAAATTCATGAAGCATTACAATTTGCTTTAAAGACCTTTTGTTTAAAGGGAATGTCTTTGAATAACTTGAACAGCTAAAGAACTACAGATGTTGACACTGAAGCATGAAATTCCAGCTGTGATCAAGAAAAGCATCAATATCAAAACTAAGCTGCATAGAGGGGAGGTGAAGGTGATCAGGAGTTACAGCCATTCTTAACATTTTAGAAGTTCAGGTCCTTTTGGAAGAGTTTTTGGAAATCCTGATCATAGTTTTGTCACCTCTCATTATCCACTTCCAACAACATAAGAAAGCAATACCATCTCGTGCCCAACTACTTGAGTgctaaaaaattaaagcataaaACAGTTGATGCAAAGAAAGGAGCATGTAAATTAGCAGTCAATAACCTGATGTATCCATGTGGTTGGCAAAAAACTGGAACAAACaactttccttttctaacaGAAAGGTACAGACTGAGAACTATTGGCACAAGCCATAAAAATCCACTACATCAAGAATCAAGTCATGTCTCCAcaatgaagaaaagctgaataGAGTGTAATTATTTGTTGTCTCATCAGGTTTCCTTTAAGAAAGATAAACTTTAAGCTTCCTAACAACCACTCACCAATGCTACCTTGGCTTTAAGGAGTTGAACCAAAAGTCAGCAAAAGACCTTCTCAGGAACTACAGGAGACTTCCGGGGTTCTTTAGTCCAGCCTGTGGTATCTCAGATAACCACATCACACTGTGTGTTCATAAATGTATCACTTCCTTTACACTATTACATGTACCCCCATTATTCACAGAGTGTTGCTACCACTTCTTTAATAGGcaggaaatattttcccatttccagCCCATGATTGTTTCTGTCCATTTATATGAATTTGCTGTCATGCCTTGTTAAACTAgttctcttcctgctgctcacacaTCTTATGTGATCAGAAAGGACAAGTATACTCCTTCAGTTTCAAAAGCCTGACTCTTTCACCATCCATCATAAAACAGGTCCTGTATTTCATCCATCATCCTTATAGCcctgctcttctttttttaagttttgaatTCTTGTTTTGAAACCTTTCCACTAAAACAGAAGGCCTGGCATTAAGACTCTGGATCAGTACTCCTCATGAAATGATTTCCAGTTCATAAAATGAAGGGAATCctcaaataaggaaaaaaatcttaccGTCTGGTTCCAGTTGACAGCAATTCTATTTGCATAACCGAAGAGGAACACACACAGGAACACAATGGACAGGAACCATGCAGTCACTGCTACAAACATTACCCATCCCTGTAGCAACGGCAGTGGAACTTGGGTAGAGGCTACCAATATCCAGACGATTGTTCCAAACAGCTGCAAGGAGACAAACACAGACGATGAACAGACAACTTTTATTCAGTCCTTTCTGTGTAAGAACTAATATCACCAATCAACACATCCTCAAATGACTTTTAGAAACCAAGAGGCAACACTTCAGATGTACTCAGAGGGCCCAAGTGCCATTCTCCTAAATGACAGGCACTAAGTGGTGATAAGACAAATCCACTCTGAAATTCTTAAAAGCTCTTAATCTTGAAAATGGGATTTACAGACCCAGGTGACTTGTGTGCTGACACTGAAAATGTCACCCTTATTCTCATTTTGTAGGAAATATAATAAGTGTGAAAACATGActcacacacgcacacacacacaaatctctCTCGATATACTAGTTTGCATGACAAGGATGTACATCAGATTTGGATTCAATTTCATACTGTTTAGTTCTGCAGTCCTAAACAGATGAGATATAGAAAAGAGAtgaaattgcattttctttttcaatgtatttgtaacaaaaaaatacaacatattaagcaataaaaagaaaactagaatACAGAATAAGGCAAGTTGTAAGTTATGTGATAATGACTAGAAAAACACTAAGCTTTCCAGAATTATTATAACCTAGGGAAGAATTCAGCATCaccaattttcttttcagcatgCTGATCACAGTGAATGAGTGGTGGGGATGCTATGCTGTGATGGGCTGATGGAGAATTTATGTACTCTATGGCTTGCCCAGTTTAATCAGCTCTTGGCCTAAGAAAGGTACTATTTCTCCCTGCAAATTGTCTctccttataaaaaaaaaagataactgGAGAAAATCTTAATTGCCATGTGAAATATGCTCATTTATTACAGAAAGATTTAACTTCATAATCCAGCCTGCAGTGTTGTGACAGCTACCATCAATTTCTCAGCAAGTTACTACTTCCCTGCTTTAATTCCTACAGATTTACAACTACAGAGTGAGAGGTTCCATTTTCAGATTCAGAGAAATTTCTTTTGAATTAAGGTTGGATGAGAGCTACCTTTCAAAAGATGCCTGGTATAAAATTAATTGGTTCCTTTCTCATCATACATTGCAGCACCACATATGTAAAGATGCACTGCTAGTCTAG of the Melopsittacus undulatus isolate bMelUnd1 chromosome 1, bMelUnd1.mat.Z, whole genome shotgun sequence genome contains:
- the MAL2 gene encoding protein MAL2, with the protein product MLPRSASSMPPPPNPAAYFPPPRVTLPSGLEILRTYSGAVIFLEILFGTIVWILVASTQVPLPLLQGWVMFVAVTAWFLSIVFLCVFLFGYANRIAVNWNQTDFLFHGATFVFYFGAFLLQAATTSLHHFPRKFNSTSQEKIMADHEYNISIAASIFAFATAVCYGCSTALALRRWRL